In a genomic window of Punica granatum isolate Tunisia-2019 chromosome 6, ASM765513v2, whole genome shotgun sequence:
- the LOC116211489 gene encoding lysine-specific demethylase JMJ25-like: MARRTRQPQWEKEDGEAQQNIGTQVETEDGKVAEVHQNAGLKEEAASENNGGPAGDADLNLIKARLRKTADKKVSYNEDVVYGEVKEGKPGKRKRGRKPKLKSEAAAKEEEAGALAGEVEEGKPGKRKRGRKPKLKSEAAAKEEEAGALAGEVEEGKPGKRKRGRKPKLKSEAAAKEEEAGALAGEVEEGQPGKRKRGRKPKLKSEAAAKEEEAGALAGEVEEGQPGKRKRGRKPKLKSEAAAKKEEAGALAGEVEEGKLGKRKRGRKPKLKSEAAAKEEEAGALAEQRVDGGEKKKMRKRTSKSSEGNGAAAVSEESDSGGGNENGGEGLTGRYEKWDPKWYHGKGRMCHQCQRSDKERVVKCKCEKNYCVPCVVTWYPHLKEEDFEKLCPFCQGNCNCKGCLRTDILSKDNKNQKLNINQEETHQHYKYVLHLLLPFLKQFNDEQMLEKDIEAKRQGLTLNMLNIKQTQCDPDERLYCDSCRTSIIDYHRSCPNCSFDLCLTCCREIRDGCLQAGLEETHVDYICRGFKYCHGIEKKVEGVESGGEQPKISTRATSTPAAVESHIEWKALEDGRIPCPPKDIGGCGNSFLELERILEESFISSLVEKAEEVTNKHRLEDSVQAMKRCPCHDSVERGKLGQDILRKAASRGDSDDNYLYCPRARDVKAEDLFHFRFHWMQGEPVIVSDVLEMTSGLSWDPMVMWRALRQISHKKHGEHKEVKALDCLDWCEGEINIHQFFAGYTNGRLDTEGWPQILKLKDWPPSHLFHERLPRHGAEFISCLPFKEYTNPNNGPLNISVNLPEDSLKPDMGPKTYIAYGVAPELGRADSVTKLHCDMSDAVNVLTHTAEVKLTSVQLEKIEKLKEKHRKQDQREGVEISHDTNGKADGSSQNDVDELDFTEGGAVWDIYRREDVPKLRDYLRKHFREFRHTYCCQLPEVIDPIHDQTFFLSKEHKKKLKEEFGIEPWTFIQKLGDAVFIPAGCPHQVRNVKSCIKVALDFVAPENVGECIRLTKEFRVLPRNHRAKEDKLEVKKMMVYTVNSVVNALEGKGGKARPAANGRTNGKAVGKKRKTVGRKRKAAGDTSAES, translated from the exons ATGGCGAGGCGGACCCGTCAGCCGCAGTGGGAAAAGGAGGACGGTGAGGCCCAGCAGAATATCGGGACCCAGGTGGAGACGGAGGACGGGAAAGTGGCGGAGGTTCACCAGAACGCGGGATTGAAGGAGGAAGCGGCGTCGGAGAACAATGGCGGCCCCGCAGGGGATGCGGATCTGAACTTGATCAAGGCGAGGCTGAGGAAGACGGCTGATAAGAAGGTGAGCTACAATGAGGATGTGGTTTATGGAGAAGTCAAGGAGGGCAAGCCGGGCAAGAGGAAACGGGGACGGAAGCCGAAGCTAAAATCAGAGGCGGCGGCTAAAGAGGAGGAAGCAGGAGCTTTGGCTGGAGAAGTCGAGGAGGGCAAGCCGGGCAAGAGGAAACGGGGACGGAAGCCGAAGCTAAAATCAGAGGCGGCGGCTAAAGAGGAGGAAGCAGGAGCTTTGGCTGGAGAAGTCGAGGAGGGCAAGCCGGGCAAGAGGAAACGGGGACGAAAGCCGAAGCTGAAATCAGAGGCGGCGGCTAAGGAGGAGGAAGCAGGAGCTTTGGCTGGAGAAGTCGAGGAGGGCCAGCCGGGCAAGAGGAAACGGGGACGAAAGCCGAAGCTGAAATCAGAGGCGGCGGCTAAGGAGGAGGAAGCAGGAGCTTTGGCTGGAGAAGTCGAGGAGGGCCAGCCGGGCAAGAGGAAACGGGGACGAAAGCCGAAGCTGAAATCAGAGGCGGCGGCTAAGAAGGAGGAAGCAGGAGCTTTGGCTGGAGAAGTCGAGGAGGGCAAGCTGGGCAAGAGGAAACGGGGACGAAAGCCGAAGCTGAAATCAGAGGCGGCGGCTAAGGAGGAAGAAGCAGGAGCTTTGGCTGAGCAGCGGGTGGATGGtggggagaagaagaagatgaggaagCGCACGAGCAAGAGCAGCGAGGGGAACGGGGCCGCTGCTGTAAGTGAAGAGAGCGACAGTGGTGGTGGCAATGAGAATGGAGGCGAGGGCTTGACGGGTCGGTATGAGAAATGGGATCCCAAG TGGTACCACGGGAAAGGCCGGATGTGTCATCAATGCCAGCGGAGTGATAAAGAGCGCGTTGTCAAGTGCAAATGCGAGAAGAATTACTGTGTTCCGTGCGTCGTAACCTG GTACCCTCATTTAAAGGAGGAGGACTTTGAGAAGCTTTGTCCATTTTGTCAAGGAAACTGCAATTGCAAAGGTTGCTTGCGCACAGATATATTATCAAAG GATAATAAAAATCAGAAGCTGAATATCAACCAAGAAGAAACTCATCAACACTATAAATACGTGCTCCATTTACTACTGCCGTTCCTGAAACAGTTCAATGACGAGCAAATGCTGGAGAAGGACATAGAGGCAAAGAGACAAG GTCTTACACTTAATATGCTAAATATAAAACAGACCCAATGTGATCCAGACGAGCGTCTATACTG TGATAGCTGCAGAACATCTATTATTGATTACCACAGGAGCTGTCCAAACTGTTCATTTGATCTCTGCCTCACTTGTTGTCGTGAGATTCGCGATGGATGTCTGCAAGCTGGTTTAGAGGAGACACATGTGGACTACATTTGCAGAGGATTTAAGTATTGTCATGGCatagaaaagaaagtggaagGGGTTGAATCAGGTGGAGAGCAGCCTAAGATTTCTACAAGAGCAACTAGTACTCCTGCAGCTGTGGAGTCTCATATTGAGTGGAAAGCCTTAGAAGATGGAAGAATTCCTTGCCCTCCAAAGGATATTGGTGGCTGTGGCAACAGCTTCCTAGAACTGGAGCGTATATTGGAGGAGAGTTTCATTTCATCTTTGGTAGAGAAAGCTGAAGAGGTCACCAACAAACACAGGCTTGAAGATTCAGTTCAGGCTATGAAAAGATGTCCGTGTCATGATTCAGTGGAGAGAGGCAAATTGGGACAGGACATTCTACGTAAGGCGGCATCTAGAGGTGATTCTGATGACAATTATTTGTATTGTCCGAGGGCTAGAGATGTCAAAGCTGAGGATTTATTCCATTTCCGATTCCACTGGATGCAAGGTGAGCCTGTGATCGTGAGTGATGTTCTTGAGATGACTTCTGGACTCAGCTGGGATCCTATGGTGATGTGGCGTGCGCTTCGTCAGATATCACATAAGAAGCACGGTGAACATAAGGAAGTGAAGGCACTTGATTGTCTGGATTGGTGCGAG GGAGAGATCAATATACACCAGTTCTTTGCGGGATATACTAATGGCCGACTCGATACAGAAGGTTGGCCTCAGATCTTGAAATTAAAGGATTGGCCACCTTCTCATTTATTCCACGAGCGCCTCCCTCGTCATGGAGCTGAGTTTATCTCTTGCTTGCCGTTTAAAGAGTATACAAATCCCAACAATGGTCCTCTCAACATTTCTGTGAATTTGCCTGAGGATTCCCTGAAACCAGATATGGGGCCAAAAACATACATTGCATACGGAGTTGCTCCTGAGCTTGGGCGTGCAGATTCTGTTACCAAGCTTCATTGTGATATGTCTGATGCG GTCAATGTTCTTACACATACCGCTGAGGTGAAACTAACAAGCGTACAGCTAGAGAagatagaaaaattaaaagagaagCATCGCAAGCAAGACCAGAGAGAGGGTGTGGAGATTAGCCATGACACAAATGGAAAAGCAGATGGTAGCTCACAGAATGATGTAGATGAGCTGGATTTTACCGAAGGAGGCGCAGTTTGGGATATTTACAGAAGAGAAGATGTCCCTAAGCTTCGGGATTATCTTAGAAAGCATTTTAGGGAGTTCAGGCACACTTATTGCTGCCAACTTCCTGAG GTGATAGACCCAATACATGATCAGACCTTTTTTCTGTCCAAGGAGCACAAGAAGAAGCTAAAGGAGGAATTTG GAATAGAACCCTGGACATTCATTCAGAAACTTGGGGATGCAGTCTTTATTCCTGCTGGCTGTCCTCATCAAGTTCGGAATGTGAAG TCGTGCATCAAAGTGGCCCTTGACTTTGTTGCACCTGAGAATGTCGGCGAGTGTATCCGCTTGACTAAGGAGTTCCGCGTGCTCCCCAGAAATCACAGAGCAAAGGAGGACAAGTTGGAG GTTAAGAAAATGATGGTTTATACTGTGAACAGCGTTGTAAATGCACTGGAGGGTAAGGGCGGCAAGGCTAG GCCTGCTGCAAACGGACGGACAAATGGGAAAGCTGTTGGCAAGAAAAGGAAGACTGTTGGCAGGAAAAGGAAAGCTGCTGGGGACACCTCTGCAGAAAGCTAA
- the LOC116210678 gene encoding uncharacterized protein LOC116210678, which produces MLAKAIVERTRLAKSSAAKMKDFPSCFGESGVQVADSSSSSSPSSISPKHAQNFVTSVYKCKLSSHSCLITVTWTKGLMGQGLSVAIDDSTHQSLCKVDIKPWLFSKRKGHRSTEVVVHSGPRTVDVYWDLCNARFGPGPEPAEGFYLAIAFDRELVLLLGDMKKEACRKIDAEPAAPSFSAVLVGKRENIFGKKSYGTRAQFRDKGRAHDVAIECDTGGLSDPSLVVRVDDKVVMQVRRLRWKFRGNGTIHVDGMPVEVYWDVHNWLFGNSAGNAVFMFHSSLLGEKSWTEQSIFDRSMMDCSNSYRELKESKVPGVDFSVIFYAWRSE; this is translated from the coding sequence ATGCTCGCAAAGGCCATAGTGGAGAGGACGAGATTGGCCAAATCCTCCGCCGCCAAGATGAAGGACTTCCCTTCTTGTTTTGGTGAGAGCGGAGTTCAGGTCGCcgactcttcttcttcctcatcccCATCATCGATTTCCCCGAAACATGCCCAGAATTTCGTCACCTCCGTCTACAAATGTAAGTTGAGCTCTCACTCTTGCTTGATCACTGTCACGTGGACGAAGGGCCTAATGGGTCAAGGCCTCAGTGTTGCGATCGATGATTCGACCCACCAGTCCCTCTGTAAGGTCGACATCAAGCCATGGCTGTTCTCCAAGAGGAAAGGGCACAGGAGTACCGAGGTTGTCGTGCATTCCGGTCCCAGGACGGTCGATGTGTACTGGGATCTCTGTAACGCGAGGTTCGGGCCGGGCCCGGAGCCGGCGGAAGGGTTCTACCTCGCCATCGCCTTCGACCGGGAGCTGGTCTTGCTCCTCGGGGACATGAAGAAGGAGGCGTGCAGGAAGATCGACGCGGAGCCTGCCGCCCCTTCTTTCAGTGCCGTCCTCGTCGGCAAGAGGGAGAACATATTCGGGAAGAAGTCGTATGGGACCAGGGCACAGTTCCGAGACAAGGGCCGGGCCCACGACGTGGCGATCGAGTGCGACACGGGCGGGCTCAGCGATCCGTCCCTCGTGGTCCGTGTGGACGACAAGGTCGTTATGCAAGTGAGACGGTTGAGGTGGAAGTTCCGGGGCAATGGCACGATCCACGTGGATGGGATGCCGGTCGAGGTTTACTGGGATGTGCACAACTGGCTCTTTGGTAACTCTGCGGGGAATGCGGTGTTTATGTTCCACAGCAGCCTGTTGGGCGAGAAGTCGTGGACCGAGCAATCGATATTTGATCGGTCTATGATGGATTGCTCGAATTCATACAGAGAACTCAAGGAGTCCAAGGTACCGGGCGTCGATTTCTCAGTTATATTCTACGCGTGGAGGAGCGAATAG
- the LOC116211322 gene encoding NF-kappa-B-activating protein: MGRLESAIEIPDDRSRFYSDNGHYSPRRDGSPDYRRRTSRRSPSYESYGRQSNRREVDYARDSRSRSPSYDRYENRAYRRDRSDSPDRRSARSRETLDHSLPRRFGRKRPHLDRGNGRLSESESDEELKGLSTEEYRRLKRQKMRKALKFCIWNCTPSPPRRGEEEAEEKAEEIDERYGEDLEKSESSDRERQNGKKKDRSESESQGSESESESESVSDESESDNSRSRKKRKKKTSRSSRSKRRSMSESESGTDNDMDDRKKGKSSSSKKQRRKAAETESESESETDSESYRKKSRKRSSRRHKSSRRRRKSQYSDSEARESEDGEPEKKGKSSSRSRSRRERKKKKQTKGESESESLREESEKSESEGEEKIKETEAMMAESNAEALLLKELIESQKKPALDIEPMVGPAPLPRAEGHISYGGALRPGEGDAIAQYVQQGKRIPRRGEVGLSAEEIQKFEGLGYVMSGSRHQRMNAIRIRKENQVYSAEDKRALAMFNYEEKAKREHKVMADLQRLVQRHIGQDVGPTHDPFGAKGGDVADA, translated from the coding sequence ATGGGCAGACTTGAATCAGCCATTGAGATTCCCGATGATCGGAGTCGCTTCTACTCCGATAACGGCCACTACAGCCCCCGCCGTGATGGCTCCCCGGACTACCGTCGCCGTACTAGCCGCCGTAGCCCCTCTTATGAGTCCTATGGTCGCCAGAGCAACCGCCGTGAAGTCGATTACGCCCGCGACAGCCGCAGCCGCAGCCCTTCATATGATCGATATGAAAACCGCGCCTACCGCCGGGATAGATCCGATTCCCCTGATAGAAGAAGCGCTCGGTCCAGGGAAACCCTAGATCATTCTCTTCCCAGAAGGTTCGGCAGGAAGCGGCCGCATCTCGATCGGGGCAACGGGAGGTTGTCGGAATCGGAGTCCGATGAGGAATTGAAGGGGCTGAGCACCGAGGAGTACAGGAGATTGAAGAGGCAGAAGATGAGGAAAGCCCTGAAGTTTTGCATCTGGAACTGCACGCCCAGCCCTCCAAGACGAGGGGAGGAGGAGGCCGAGGAGAAAGCGGAGGAAATCGATGAGAGGTATGGAGAAGATTTGGAGAAAAGTGAATCAAGTGACAGGGAGAGGCAGAatgggaagaagaaggatagGAGTGAGTCTGAGAGTCAAGGCAGTGAGTCTGAGAGTGAGTCCGAGTCGGTATCTGATGAATCTGAGTCGGATAATTCGCGTTctaggaagaagaggaaaaagaagacGAGTAGGAGCTCGAGATCGAAGAGGAGGAGCATGAGTGAGTCCGAGAGTGGAACTGATAATGATATGGATGATCGGAAGAAGGGGAAATCTTCTAGTTCGAAAAAGCAGCGGAGGAAAGCTGCTGAAACTGAGAGCGAGTCGGAGAGTGAAACTGACAGCGAGTCATATAGGAAGAAATCGAGGAAGAGAAGTAGCAGGCGGCACAAGAGCAGtaggaggaggagaaagagTCAGTACAGCGATTCGGAGGCTCGTGAGAGTGAGGATGGTGAACCcgaaaaaaaggggaagagctcatCGAGATCTCGGTCAAGAAgggagagaaagaagaagaagcagaccAAGGGGGAGAGCGAGAGCGAGAGCTTGAGGGAAGAAAGTGAGAAGTCAGAGTCTGAGGGTGAAGAGAAGATTAAGGAGACTGAGGCTATGATGGCCGAAAGCAATGCAGAGGCACTCCTGTTGAAGGAGCTGATCGAGTCCCAGAAGAAGCCTGCTTTAGATATCGAGCCTATGGTAGGCCCAGCTCCGCTGCCGCGAGCAGAAGGGCACATTAGCTATGGTGGAGCTCTTCGTCCTGGTGAAGGTGATGCAATTGCACAGTATGTCCAGCAGGGGAAGCGTATTCCCCGAAGAGGAGAAGTGGGTCTCTCTGCTGAGGAGATTCAGAAGTTTGAGGGTCTTGGGTATGTGATGAGTGGTAGCAGGCACCAGAGAATGAATGCGATCCGTATTAGGAAGGAAAACCAGGTTTACAGTGCTGAGGACAAGCGGGCTTTGGCAATGTTTAACTACGAGGAGAAGGCAAAGCGGGAGCATAAGGTTATGGCCGATCTGCAGCGGCTTGTGCAGCGTCACATTGGTCAGGATGTAGGTCCCACTCACGATCCTTTTGGTGCAAAAGGTGGCGATGTTGCTGATGCTTAG